cagcattgatggtgcctttccagatgtgtaagctgcccatgccacacgctctcatgcaaccccataccatcacagatgcaggcttctgaactcagggctgataacaacttgggttgtccttgtcctctttagtctggatgacatggcgtcccagttttccaaaaagaacttcaaattgtgattcgtctgaccacagaacagttttccactttgccacagtccattttaaatgacccttgacccagagaaaatgcctgcgcttctggatcatgttccgatatggcttctttttttacctatagagttttagccggcaacggtgaatggcacggtggattgtgttgaCTGACCTgtagatcacgggcatccagtatggttttccggccttgaaccttacgcacagagattgttccagattctctgaatcattggatgatattatgcactgtagatgatgataacaatttttctctgagaaactcctttctgatctCCTTTCAAACAcagctccactatttttcgccacagcattgggggaattggtgatcctctgcccatcttgactccTGAGAGACAccgccactctgagaggctctttttatacccaatcatgttgccaattgacctaataagttgcaaattggtcctccagctgttccttatatgtacatttaacttttccggcctcttattgctacctgtcccaacttttttggaatgtgtagctctcatgaaatccaaaatgagccaatatttggcatgacatttcaaaatgtctcactttcaacatttgatatgttatctatattctattgtgaataaaatataagttgatgagatttgtaaattattgcattccttttttattcacaatttgtacagtgtcccaacttttttggaatcgtgTTTGTagtatgttttaagtgaataaACCTGCTTTGTCTTTACCATTTATAGGCACCATCTCCCATTTTCCCACACTCTCCTCTTCTATCAGAACAAACTGGAAAGGTGCGGCATTTGGATCAGCGTCCTCATCAAAAGCCGTGACATTTatcactttattattttcacaaGTTTGATGATATGTGCTGGTCAATGTGGGGCAGTGGTCATTTGTGTCCTCCACCTTTAATGCTATTGTCCCAGTAGCTGTCTTAGCTGGCACATCTAAAAATGTTGAAAGAAATGTcgatattttaaaagaaaacaacacAATCGATAGAATGAATGTTTGATGTTCAATGATTTAGAACAAGAGTTTCAAGATtgtaacaatacaaatattaatataagTATCTAAAAATTATCTAGATgttttaaatatctaaatattatcaattaaatatttaataaatattagatTCTGTAAATGTTAATGTAATGCAATGATCAAGATGATAAATCAAGATAATTTAAATCAATCTAAGATTgattaaatatctaaatatttaaaacataatgaatattttaaaaacaatatttagaTACTTAttaacatttacatatttacaaattaaaacaaaaacaaaaaaacatttaacatcCTTCTGTTACAAAACTACCCAATCCAAACACCTTCAAAAgtctctctatttttttttttttttttacataaatatgtaGCTTTCTGACAAGGTTAGAGTTCAAATTAATTTCGGGCTTGGAACTGAtatgaaacatgaaaaattATGCTTGCCTTGAGTCATGCAGATAATCTTTGCGAAGTAGGTTCCATTGACCAAAAACTTTGATTCTCGATCAGGAAACTTTGTCAGTTTAATCTCAGCAGTTTCTTCATCGATGGTTAACCAGTTATCAGGATCATGACCTTTAGCATACCTGGGTATTCAATTAATgatcaaaacaataacatgaaaacagtggattattaaatataaacaatGTTATTTGATAATCAATTATAGCAATGATAGAAATCAATAATATctaactttatttacaaatacaATCAATGAATATAATTCTGTATTGAAACTTCATATAAAATCATTAATATACTTAACATTAATATAAAAACTAGCTGTACACTATATAACACTACGTCTTAACCAAATGCGAAGATTCGAGCGACTACGAGACGCgaaaaaatcaatcaaaaaccacatccaatcagaagagcatgaGGGCAGGCTCTCTTGGGAAACGCACGGCAGCCACAACGAAATGGATGAGTACATaatcaaattcataaatattacataCTTTAAATATTACTTGAAGTACATCAAGagtgaccaaaaccatctttgtCATATAATACAATTGTTAGTTCACAATGagttgacagtttttttttttttttttttttgttttttttttaaagacagcaTATGTTGGTTAGGCATGTTTTGAAGCACGGAAGCtagtttgagctggtttatgctagtcatgagctggtttaactGGTCAAGTGGTGGTCCTAAGATAAGCAACTAGCTCCAGCTCAGGACCAGCTTAAGACCACCACTTGACCAgctaaaccagctcatgaccagtataaaccagctcaaaccagcttccatgcttcaaaacatacctaaccacctaacctgtttttttcaacagggctAAAAAGGAGAGAACGCAAAATGATATTCAAATGGACATTAGACacttttaacaataaataaagcacataaacagtacttgagattatcattgccatactttgtgttgctgttGAAGCCGCATTATCGCAGAAACCATTTCTAAAATAGAATCATAACGTGTCGCCAATCGCAGCTATTTAGGACAAAACTCTGATTAACATGGGAAAGATACCTTTTATCACATGCAGTTAGGACACGAAGTAATGTAATTCATaactttgaaaaagtgaccTTGGTATCAAAGCTCACCTCACATTTTCAGCTGGTTCTCCAGTATCACCATCCAAAGCAGCATATGTGCCCAGCACTATTGGGAAATCTTCATTATCTGGATCTTCTGACACTGGGAAGTCTTTTGAAGAAGGTGAGAATATAGGGCCATCGGGTAGGTTATTTACACTAATCTTAACTGGGTAACCTTTCCCAGCTGGTTTTTTATCAGGCTCAGATCCAGGTTTGCCAGAAGGTTTCGTGCCCGGTTTTGTTCCTGGTTTAGACCCAGGCTTTACACCAGGTGATGGGCCAGGTTTGGCTCCAGGCTTACCATCAGGTCCAATATTACCACCCGCATCTACTCCGACATCCACTCCAGCACCCAGATCCACTCCAGCACCCAGATCCAATCCAGCATCCAGTCCAGCATCTACATCCAATCCAGCACCCAAATCCACTCCTGCATCCAGTCCCGCATCCAGTCCAGCATCCAGTCCAGCACCTACTCCCACATCTAACCCTACTCCTAACCCCACTCCCAATCCTGTTCCCATCCCGGCCCCTGCTCCTAAGCCCGTTCCAGCCCCTGGTCTGTTCTTGTCCAGGTTCAAGTCCAGCTCTAAAGCACTTCCGTTTATAAAAGGAGCTACATTTGATATAACCAAACTAAGGTCCAAGGCCTTTACCTTTTCAAAATCAACAGGCTTCAGACAAGCAGATAGacatggaaaagaaaaaaagggatATGAGTAAGACATGTCTCAGGGTTGATGACATACAAGAAAAAGTGGttttaaaaaaactattttaaaatgctTGTGCCAAGTGAAAAACATGTacaaaagtttaaataaaatgttaaatttaatttatattaaaatatttatatttaaatataatatttatatttataaatattttctcaatgcattttttatcatatatacactgcacagcataaatgagtacaccccctctgaacaaatacaaaagatgtgttttctttatgatcacaaatatcacaaaaattaATGGAAAGAaggcaaaactaaaatgtattaaacatatacataatataaactGATAAATGtatgtcattaatagccataaaatagctaattttatttaaattaaggattgcagaaattagtacaccctagatttatttcaacaaatgtataatattgtaGTACTTAtatgccctccataattttgaattttttggGACGGtgtgtacaagttcatgacaaattgtcacatctgtcctgtttaactcctgaatgatgagctccttaaatgccctgatctttaatggggagtgttgctcaaaTTGTCTCTACAGAATCCTCCACAGtcgctcaagagtgttaagattgagtgcaataTGTCCTTGTTTTTCACTTTGGGggaatgcatatcctcattgtcatgttgaaaaaatgcccaacaatgcagggaatgaggaaagggtaacatcttctgtttcaagtttgtgtattaaatcacacagtggtgtgggaattcattACAGCaatgataaagcacaactccctcacaccttcagcactaatacatccctatatactcatacttccttcttctctgagaaaattgataatatcagaaaggcgatcagcacatccttgagctgcactggggtaaaacagatcagatcacaacctcagaaagcagctattatgtctgttttcgaagcaattgatggtaaaattttggaagaaacagtacagcaccttaaaacatcaacctgcgcccttgacacacttcccacatcttttttcagAAGAGTGTTAAACTatttagaagcagatctcctagaagtggtaaatgcctcacttctctctgggacttttccaaaatccctgaaaactgcagttgttaagcccctcctgaaaaagagcaatctggataacaccatattgagcaactacaggccaatctcaaatcttcctttcataggcaagatcattgaaaaagttgttttcaatcagctgaacaagttcttaagcttgaatggatactttgataactttcaatctggtttccgaccgcatcacagcacagaaacagcactcataaagataataaatgatattcgcctaaacacagatacaggtaaattatcagtgctggttatacttgacctcagtgctgcgtttgacaccgtcgatcacaacattcatCTTGACAGGTtcgaaaactgggttgggctttctgggatggtccttaaatggttcaggtcatacttagaagggagaggttattatgtgagtatcggtgaccataagtgctgccactgagccaaataatgagaaagaaccaaattgcatatcacagctatgcagatgacacccagatttacctagccctatcacctaacaactacagccccattgactccctgtttcaatgcattgatgacattaaaaattggatgtgcctaaacttccttcagttaaacaaagacaaaactgaagtcattgtgtttggaaacaaagatgaagttctcaaagtgaacacgtaccttcactctaggggtcaaacaactaaaaatcaagtcaggaatcttggtgtgattttggagtcagacctgagtttcagtagccatgtaaagacaataactaaatcagcatattatcatctcaaaaatattgcaagaattagatgctttgtctccagtcaagacttagagaaacttgttcatgctttcatcaccagcagggtggattattgtaatgggctcctcatgGTCTTCCCAAAAAAGACCaaaagacagctgcagctcgtacagaacgctgctgccaagattctgagcagaacccgaaaacatgaacacatcacaccagtcctcaggtccttgcactggcttccagttgcatttagaattgattttaaagtactgttgcttgtttataaatcactcaatggcctaggacctcaatacattgcagatatgctcatagaatagaaacctaacagatcactcagatcatcaggatcaactcacttaaaaataccaagggctcactcaaagcagggagagtctgcttttagctgttacgccagccgcagctggaaccagcttccagaagagatcattttaaatccaaatagcaaaattatctgtttttactgttatttctattccttatgttctatttttattcttcttctttatgtaaagcactttgaattaccattgtgtatgaaatgtgctatacaaataaaattgtctTGCCTTGCCTATAAGAGCTTTACTGActctgaactttactgtgggaaccaggcacttcccactgtactcctcctctagcaacaccagaacattttggatgctgttggATCCAAAATGATAGATTTGGTCccatgagaccagagtattgattcccagaatctatattttgtaaatatgggctttggaaatggctaagtgactttattgtgctaTGGCTtcagtaggtagttccagtgagaacaacaaccatgcatgtcatttctgcaggctgcatcttactctgtgagataaacagtcactcttttcgtagcttttgctggctctgagacactcgcttggtatttctcctgctctttgtctagcaaaaaaatccctcatcactaaattaaagcttaaaatgaaggcctgattatttcaggggccttgtcacaggtccattgtttttgaatttctatattacttttgctatattttcacacttaaaacaatgatttggtaatcctcttgtaccactgtccatttgtaatgtattttttaatgaattgagagattttttattttatttgtttatttggatCCCCATTAGCCACTATCTAGATAGTGGCTAATCTTCCAACACTGAATTCAGAGATGTCAAGTCATTGAGCCCTTGACAAATAGTATAATATGAAAGGGTGATTATATCCATATAAGAAAAAGCATTCACCTTGACAAGTTTTAGAATTCCCTCATTCGTTTTAGGGTCCGTTTCAATAGTGAAGAGATCATCTTCATTTCCTTTGATAATATCAAACACTGCCAGCCAGTTATCAGTGAATTCCAGATCCTTGTCCAGGGCTTTAATTCTCATGACAACCACATCAGTCACACCTTCATCAACACTGCCTGAATACTAACAGAGGAAAAAACAACTGATACtatagcacaaaaaaaaacaaaaaacaaaaaaacaaaaaaaaaacacttatgtCATTGAATAACACAGCTTGCAGGACATTTGAAGATCTTACCTGTTCTTTCTCAAGAGTGGGAACATTGTCATTTATGTCCAAAATATGAATTTGCACAGTGCCTGTTCCTGTGTTTCCAGATGGAGCTCCATACATATCAGCTCCCTGAACTATTAAAGTATATGTGTCGTGTCTCTGTAAAAGAGAATTGGCCAAAATCCTGAATTCAAATGATCATGCAGTTTAAATGTTATGCAGTGCCAGTTTCCATAACAGTTAGCCTACCTCTCGATCCAGGTTTTTCTCCTTCACATAGACTTTCCCAGTTTCTTTATCTATGGAGAACATATATTTGGAATCCGCTGGTGTTTGTTTTACTATACTGTATGCTATTTTGGAATTGATAGTGCCCGGCTCGTCCGCATCCGTAGCTCTTATCTGCATGACAGGTGTTCCTGTAGTTTCATAAGAACATTGACAgaaaaatgtgtcatttgtaTTATGTATTTAGAATAGGTGGGTGTATGATAATGTTAAAGAGATCCTATTATgtcccttttcacaagatgtaatataagtctctggtgtctccagaatgtgtctgtgaagtttcagatcaaaataccccacagataatttattatagcttgacaaatttgcccctatttgggtgtttttgtgtgtgtccctttaaatgcaaatgagctgctgctcctggctccctttccagaagagggtggagctttaacagctcaacaacaacaaagctggagaatctcacgcagccaaaatgaggattgtcagtaacggtgttcagccttacattgttcgacactgatggagagactcaggaagaagttacaacttttagaatgaaactggacgtttctaaatggttagtggataaatttatgtagttgctgtggagttgattcaattcaTCGACTAgaatgtgccgtcatgttcatcttttgtgcaaatccagcattgaattgaccctcgtttgtgaagcagtccggcataaaatgatggcatgacaacaacactctactacaacaactcttcctcttaaagcagcccaacatggcctcaacccctttgttgtgtgttctcgggggcggggtttatgtaaattttatgggtttgtgatgtcaccaacccgggaagaagctcattgtagtccttaaacagagaattctttaaaagaaaatatctccctttgaactttgagtgtcataactttgcagatgttgtttaagctcaaacagcaacataacACACTTACTAAAGTTagaaaagtgaaatcataatcaatttAAAACACAATAACTCACCTATAACAGGAGTAGCAACCATTAACATCATCAAAAAGTGTGCTATTTTAGGCTAATTTACTAACAATGAATAAAATagcattgtgtttttaaatCATAACCTTTTAACCTGTAGAACAGAGAAAGCTCTGTGTTTAAGGAAGTTAGGAAACTGCTATGGTTGATTGGGAAAACAGGAAGAACAATGTggtaataaattaattcaacccACCGATCTTGCTGCTTTCCTTCACAGATCCCCTTTGTAATTTGAATATTGGTGTGTTATCATTTTGATCCTCAACTTTAATCTTCAGCTCAATGTTTTCTTCCGCTATTGATCCGTTACGAAATTTTGCAATGCCAGTCAACTATACAGAAGAAAAAATTAGAAAAGATATGTGTATTTCAGTCATTATCATCATTTCATTCATGAACCTGAGGCACAACTCACGTTGTATAAAGATGTTTTCTCTCTGTCCAGCAGGCCGGTGACCCTAACGAAGCCATTTTCTGGATTGATTACAAACAAATTATATGGTGCCTTGTCAGCACCATGACCTCTTAGTCCATAATCCACCATCTGCCAGTTGATATCTTTATCAGACCGGATCTAAAAAGAAGAACAAGACAATATTGAGAACATTAGTGAATGAGTATTTAAATGTGTGAACGTAAAAATGGTCACCTTAGCAAAATTTCGGTGAAAAAGTAGGTCCATTGTAATAAGCAATGCCGGTACATGACCGGACTTAaaatcaccatgaaatcaaaatggacaattctttttctttttctttttttaatggaatattgcagtgtttattataaatgatttatttgtgcacatcttgtttttttttttgtttttttttttttttaaatctaattcatgtgccctcataatgtttaatcaaaataatgttTCCCTATTGCAGGGACATCTCTTCtgttctctgatgacgtgtttactagcgcgagggcggggcaacctgtcactcacatgacatcacaccaatagcaaaccacaaccatccaatcaattcccgaaacacaaaatcaagccccgcctacattttttcttgctcGAGAAGTTTCACTCAGGTAAATGTCacaatataaaaaagaaaagaccaTTGCAATTCCATTTTATGCCGACTTTAACATGCAAATAGTACCCATTTTGATTTAACTTTCATTTATTTCACAAATGAATAGTAAAAATCCACTGAAAAAACTGTGTAGCTTACCAATTCAGGTTAATATTTGCATGGCTTTATAATTATGTTGGTAAATCACCAACAGTCATCATAAATGAATGTTATAGGACAAATGTGCTTTGATGTAGCAGCCATTACATCTGATATGCTAAAATATTACAAACAGACACATCACTCAAAACTAACAGCTCTTGTGGTTCATTTGGGAACATCTAGGCTACCATTTaaaaaccatatatatatatatatatatatatatataaatatatatatatatatatatatatatatatatatatatatatatatatatatatatatatatatatatatatatatatatcaacagttcagttcaataCCTGTATAAAATTCATCAGTTGTGCatacatactgtacatacagtGTATTTGTGCAAATGTACATGCAAGTGCTATGACAAACTCTCTCTAAAACTGTAGAgtattgttttacatttttcacatCTGTGTGCAGTTTAGCGTGTATGTGACTTatcattttatgtttgtttgtagagttactacacaaaaataaaatttttagaataattaaaatagttttgaatgaagtgtttgCTTTTGAAACATATGTGTGATGTTTTGCATGTTGTGTGCGTGTTTGGTtttgtgtgaagagttttgagaAATGGAGCCATTGTTTCCATTTCAAAAACAGTGTGTAAGCAAtttgaaaaaactgtaaatacgGGTTTTAGTGAATGTGTGTTTCTCAGAAAGAGcagtcagaaaaaaaacaacaacaaaaaaaacagtctaTCTTTTCTGGCGACAGCCCTGTATGAATGCACTATTAATTAAGTGTAtgcaattatgtaaaaaaatataggcctaactgaaatacatttttaaaaaatgctttcaGCTTTTGTTTTGCTGGTCTCAGGAGGATTAATGAGCGGTATGTAGGGCAGCTTGAAATGGCTGAAAATGCAAAGCTTTAAGAACCAGTAGATCCAGATCTCAAGTTTTTCAGGTGCTTGCACAAACAAGAAAAGATTGACGTTAGGACCACCCAGTGCAAGCATATGGAAAATATGTCTGGGTGTGTACAGAAAAACTAAAATGCTTACTTTTGCCACATACTCCTCTTTTGTGTAGTCAACATTCTCATACAGCCTTGTTGGTGGAAGAATCCACTCTCGTTTCCTTCGATCAGATCTGCTGTTGGCTCTTGATGCCTAAAGAATTAGATTTTTTCAGAATGTATGACATTAAGCacatataacatttttttttaacatacattcagtattatttattattacatatatgaaaaatgtattattctATCTGTACTCAACAGTACCTCTAATCCTACAATTAATGTGAAGATATTTgggattttgtttttgttatgatcatgagttggagtgccctgtttagccaccagagggcactccaacatgAACTTTTGTCACCTGTCTGAACTGCATTTCCCATAATtcactcctggactcattatcctcgtttcattgcacccagctgttttgtgtttgctcatTAGGTCTATTTAGTCTCAgttgtttctgcctttgtttgtggtttgttatattttgttatgtgcATCTTTTTTACCTCTGGCTTTCTGTTTGTGGTCTGTTTcttggattttgacccttgcctgtttttTGGATTGCTCAATAAATGGATCCTAACATATTGTTTTTGTGTGCCACCGTGAcagtttttatatgttttagtGACTAACTGTTTATGGTTGGCAACTGTTGATGTTGATAAAAATAGATCCAAATGCTATTTTCTCATGTGTGAACACTAACAACAATGTATTATGGACTATTGGAGCACTGGTGTATGTTTTGTGAAAGCagatctctttctctctatgcTTGTACATGCTTTTCGTGACAGCATACCAGACGTGTCAACAGTATTCGTGCTTAGAAACTATTTAcacagtaccagtcaaaagtttgaaaacattactatttttaatacttttgaaagaagtatcttctgctcatcaagcctgcatttatttgatcaaaactac
This genomic window from Chanodichthys erythropterus isolate Z2021 chromosome 4, ASM2448905v1, whole genome shotgun sequence contains:
- the si:ch73-74h11.1 gene encoding desmoglein-2.1, whose product is MINSAVLPHTVDRKKWKRRLRHNKSSTAREAFISNRSCAASYYSNASRANSRSDRRKREWILPPTRLYENVDYTKEEYVAKIRSDKDINWQMVDYGLRGHGADKAPYNLFVINPENGFVRVTGLLDREKTSLYNLTGIAKFRNGSIAEENIELKIKVEDQNDNTPIFKLQRGSVKESSKIGTPVMQIRATDADEPGTINSKIAYSIVKQTPADSKYMFSIDKETGKVYVKEKNLDRERHDTYTLIVQGADMYGAPSGNTGTGTVQIHILDINDNVPTLEKEQYSGSVDEGVTDVVVMRIKALDKDLEFTDNWLAVFDIIKGNEDDLFTIETDPKTNEGILKLVKPVDFEKVKALDLSLVISNVAPFINGSALELDLNLDKNRPGAGTGLGAGAGMGTGLGVGLGVGLDVGVGAGLDAGLDAGLDAGVDLGAGLDVDAGLDAGLDLGAGVDLGAGVDVGVDAGGNIGPDGKPGAKPGPSPGVKPGSKPGTKPGTKPSGKPGSEPDKKPAGKGYPVKISVNNLPDGPIFSPSSKDFPVSEDPDNEDFPIVLGTYAALDGDTGEPAENVRYAKGHDPDNWLTIDEETAEIKLTKFPDRESKFLVNGTYFAKIICMTQDVPAKTATGTIALKVEDTNDHCPTLTSTYHQTCENNKVINVTAFDEDADPNAAPFQFVLIEEESVGKWEMVPINGTTVSFHAHEDLWRGIYTLTMKISDAQGLSCPDSQKFEVEVCTCEKTGSCGPRLAAQRGFPFKIGAPAIGLFLSGAALLLLVPFLLIFCQCGTVSEFTDLPFDAKECLISYHTEGIGEDKEVLLLSSPVSTIPPKQLSQDLKVSNTVSSMPFQASVANDSKMFNQEINDGFTETDSRFWYRKNTLLTANQRNSALYSATLVHEKQDIYGDMALGDEFLNEYFSQKASCAAAKPPLTDGLLEYQYEGQGTPAGSVGCCSLLESDDDLEFLNNLGSKFLTLADICHPSKPCLPPPKTEQVVKSVETSYRSESTSTIQVTKTTPPPQQVQQSSVTKVETVNESATLPRAKASQTLFVQQQPLLYLVEQQMPNTVFVESPTQGLYVINGNPGTEGLILQGRNVSQATLSRGQQAMYVINGAPVAAHQPIQLQTEVQEAVLGFSPVSSPIGVPGGVLLMQTHFPEKAVEKETGRPPLLFTDVPALAKKQKKKTPSEPLGTKLVKAELKDTVSSK